In Streptomyces sclerotialus, the DNA window GAACTCCTCGGCGTTGGAGACCGTGGCGGACAGCGACACCAGCGTCACGGACTCGGGCAGATGGATGATCACCTCTTCCCAGACGGCGCCGCGGAAGCGGTCGGAGAGGTAGTGCACCTCGTCCATGACCACATAGCCCAGGCCGTCCAGCGTCTGCGAACCGGCGTACAGCATGTTGCGCAGCACCTCGGTGGTCATCACGATCACCGGGGCGTCGCCGTTGACGCTGTTGTCGCCGGTCAGCAGGCCGACCTGGTCCGCGCCGTACCGCTTGACCAGGTCCTGGTACTTCTGGTTCGAGAGGGCCTTGATGGGCGTGGTGTAGAAACACTTGCGGCCCTGTCTCAGGGCCAGGTGGACGGCGAACTCGCCGACGATCGTCTTGCCGGATCCGGTGGGAGCGGCGACCAGCACACCCTTGCCGGCCTCAAGGGCCTCGCACGCCTCGATCTGGAACGCGTCCAGTGCGAAGTCGTACATCTCCTTGAAAGGGAAGAGTGCGGTGGCCTGCTCGGCCGCGCGAACACGCGCGGCGGCATAGCGCTCAGCAGGGGACATGTCCTCGGTCATCGTGTCTACGAGACTACCGGCCACCTCTGACAGTCACGCGATCTTTACGGCAGGCGCTGCCTGTACCCCGGAACACGGCGAAGGGCCGGCCCCTCCCGGGAACCGGCCCTCGCACTCCTCGTGTCACGGTCGGCACGTCACGTGATGTCGTCCATGTCCTGACGGCGGCGCTCCACCTCATGGCCGTTCACGGACTGCCCCGGCAGCGCGCGCGGGGCGTCGACCGACTCGATGGAGCCGATGTCCTCGGGGGTGAGGTCCAGGTCGGACGCCTCGTCGTCGGCGGGCCCCGCGGCCACCAGGCGGTCCCTGCGGCGGTCGTTCACGAGCGAGATGCCGACGGCGGCGAAGTACAGGACGGCGATGGGGGCCGCCAGCAGGATCATCGACACCGGGTCGACGCTGGGCGTGGCGACCGCCGCGAAGACCGTGATGCCCATGATCATTCCGCGCCACCAGCCGAGCATGCGCTTGCCGGTGAGCACACCGCCCATGTTCAGCAGGATGAGGAGCAGCGGCAGCTCGAAGGAGAGGCCGAAGACGACGATCATCCGAGTGACGAGATCGAGCAGCTTCTCCAGCGTCACGAGGTTGTCGACGCCCGGCGGGGTGAACTCGATGAGCACCTTGGCCGTGGTCGGCAGGATCTGGTACGCGAAGTAGCCACCGGCCAGGAAGAGCGGGAAGCCGGCACCGACGAAGCTCAGCGCGTACTTCTTCTCACTGCGGTGCAGACCGGGCGCGAGGAACGCCCAGAGCTGGTAGAGCCAGACCGGCGAGGAGAGGATCATGCCTGCCATGAGGGACACCTTCAGCGCGAAGGTGAAGGGTCCGAGCAGGTCCATCATCACGATGCGGGCGCAGGTCTCCCCACCCTGTTTCTGCGCCAGCTCCGAGAAGGACAGGTCGCACCCCACCGTCTGCAGCACCGGCTTGGTGATGACGTTGATGATGTCCTGGTAGAAGAACGCCGAGACGACGCTCGCCACCACGATCGCCAGCACGGCCTTCGCGAGCCGGTTGCGCAGCTCACGCAGGTGTTCCGCGAGGGGCATCCGCCCTTCGGGGTCCTTGTTCTTCTTTTCCTTGCTGGGGGCAGACTTGAGCAACCCACGTCCTCATCTCGTGCGGCGGGCAGCGGTACCGGTCCGCCGCCCCAGTCAACCCTGGATCAGCGCTTGGTCGTGCTGTCGGTCGGCTCGGCGACCGGACGGGAGCTGTTCACGTCACCGGGCGAGGCCTGGATCGTCTTGGGGGTCTCGGCCTGCGCGTCGTTCGGCGGGTCGGAGGGCGCGGACTGCGACTGCGAGCCCTCGGACTTCATCGCCTTCGCTTCGCTCTTGAGGATGCGCGCCGACTTGCCGAGGGACCGGGCCATCTCGGGGAGCTTCTTGGCACCGAACAGAAGGATGACGACGACGAGGATGAGGATGATCTCGGGAGCGCCGATCTTTCCAGTGAACATAAGTGTTTACCTTCTCACCGAGGCGGCTGGGGTGGGGCTGCCCGACTGATCGGACAAGCGTCCGTTTCGCCGTGCTGCCAGCGATCGTAACGCGCGGGGGTTAACCGGCGGCAATCCCTGTGCATACTCCCGATTGCGGGCCGCGCCTCGCTCGTCGACCCGCACCCAGCAGCGTACCGCCCGTGGGCGGGCGATTTTCAGACCCTCTCCCGCCGGGTTCCGGCCATCGTTCCCGCATCCCCGGCGAGCGGCGCTGCGGCCCGCTCCAGGTCCTGCGCGGCCTGCTGGATCTGCCGGGTGGTCCGGTCCACCTGCCGGGCGAGCCTGCGTACCTCGGCGAAGACGCGGACGGCCAGTACGCCGAGCACGGCGAGACCGAGGAAGCCGAGGGCGATGGCGATCATGGGCCAGAGCATGGGGCGAGCCTACCGGCGCCTACGGGGGCGAATCGAACGAGACCGTGCCCCCACCGGGGGATTACCCGGAGCAACCGCGCGGGAACCGCTCGCGGAACCGCTTCCCGCCCTGCGGAAGCGCTCCCGTGACCGTCCCCGGCCCCCCCGTCACCCTCACCCCGTATGCAGCCGCAGCGTCCGTACCCCGCCGCCGGTCAGCAGCTCCACGATCCGCTCGCCGGCCGGCTTGCGTACGGCGGACCCGCAGTCGGGGCAGGTGAAGGAGTAGAAGGTGGTGCGGCGGCTGCCGCCTATGGCCAGCCGCAGCGCGTCCGAGGCCAGCTCGAAGCGGCCCCGGCAGTCCGGGCAGGCCGCCTTGAAGACCACAGGCGCGGCGGGCGTCGTCCCCGTCGTCATCGCACTCACAGCTCCCCTGCTGTTCCTCGACTGTCCTGCCTGCTCCGGGCCGCCCGCTCAGCCGCCGTACGCGGCGAGCGCCCGCGCCGCCGCGTCCCGCGCGCTGTCCGCCAGCTCCTGCGGGGCGACGATCCGCCCGTCCCGGCCCAGCCGCAGTGCCAGCCGCCGCAGCGACGCGGGGTCCGGCGTACGGAGGGTGATGCGCAGGCCCCCCTCGGGCAGCTCCTCCGCGGTGTCGTGCGGGTAGTACTCCGCGACCCAGCGGCCGCCGGGCCCCACCTCGATCACGACCTCCGGGTCCTCGGCGGCCGGCTGCACCAGCCCCTCGGACAGGTCCCGCAGCTCGATCGGCGGCGGGTCGGAGGGCGCGTCCAGCAGCTTGATCTCGGCGACCCGGTCCAGCCGGAAGGTACGGCGCGCCTCGGACAGCCGGCACCAGGCCTCGACGTAGGTGTGGCCGATGGTGAAGAGGCGGATGGGATCCACCTCACGTTCGGTGAGCTCGTCGCGGGCCGGTGAGTAGTACTTGAGCCACAGCCGGCGGCGTTCGGCGATGGCCCGGTCGACGTCGGCGAAGACGCCGCCCTCGGACTCGAAGGTGACGGCGAGCCGGGAGCTGGCTCCGGCCGCCTCGCCCGCCGCCGCCTCCAGCTTGGCCGTGGCCCGCAGCAGCGCCTGCCGGTCGCCTTCGCGCAGCCCCGGCAGGGTGGCCACCGCGCGCGCCGCGACCAGCAGCGCGGTCGCCTCGTCGGCGGCCAGCCGCAGCGGCTCGGCCACGTCGTCGGGGTTGTGCCACCAGATGCGGTCGCCGTCGGTGTCGATGTCCAGCAGGTCGCCGCCGCGGAAGCTCGTACCGCACATGGGCAGCACGTCCAGGTCCGCGATCAGCTCGTCCTCGCTGATGCCGAAGGCCCGGGCCACGTCGCTGACGCGGGCGCCGGGGCGCTCGCGCAGGTACGTCACCAGGGACAGCATCCGGCGGGTCTGGTCGATGGCGTTCGTCGCCATGGTGTGGTCGCTCCCCCTCAGCCCTTGGCCACGGCGCGCAGCCGGTCCACGACGTCGGCCCGCAGCTCGGCCGGTTCCAGTACGACGACGTCCGGGCCCAGCTCCACGAGCCAGGCGTCCAGCCCGTGCCCGTACGGGATCTCCAGCTCGTCCCAGCCCTCGCCCGCCTCGCGGACGGACAGCGCACGGGCGCGCAGCGGGTAGCCGTGGTCGGCGCGCAGCTTGATACGGGCGGTGCCGGTGGCGGTCTCGCCGGCCCAGCTCTCCACCGTTTCGCGTACGGTCACGTGGTCGGGCACCTCGGCGGTGAACTTTCCCGCGCGGGAGCGGACCTTGCCTGTAATGCGGGAGAGCCGGAAGACCCGCTCGGCCTGCCGGTCGCGGTCCCAGCCGGCGAGGTACCAGTGGCCGCGCCAGCACTCCAGGATCCAGGGCTCCACCTGGCGCTGCTCGGGCCGGGCCGCGTTGCCCTTGCGGTAGTCGAAGACGACCGGGCGGCGGTCCCGGCAGGCCAGCATCAGCGGCTCGAACGCCGCCTCGTGGGCGGGGATGCGCGGCTCCAGGGCGCTGTGCGGCTGGGCGGGGTCGTACGGGCCCTCGTCCTCCGCCGCCAGCGGCATTCCGGCGGCGCGCAGCTTCTGGAGCGCGCCGCTGGCCGCGCCCGCGAGCCGGGCCTGCTGCCAGATCTTCGCGGCCAGGCCGAGCGCGGCGGCCTCCTCGGCGTCCAGGGTGATCGGCGGGAGGCGGTTGGAGTCGCGGCGGGCGAGGTATCCGGTGTCCCCCTCCAGGCCCTCGACGGTCTCGATGACCATGCCGAGCTCCCGCAGGTCATCCTTGTCCCGCTCGAACATGCGGTTGAACGCGTCGTCGCTCGCGCCCGCCGGACCGTCCCCCGGGCCGAACGCCTCGACGTACGCCTCGATGGAGCCCCGCAACTCCCGCTTGGTGAGCGGACGCCGCGTACCCAGCAGGCACAGCGCCAGATTCATCAGCCGCTCGGCCTTGGCAATGGCCATCGACGCCCTTTCTCTAGCTCCCGACCGATGACCGTACCGCTACCGCGAGCCGCTTCAAAAGCCGAGGGCCCATACCCCCTGGGGGGCATGGGCCCTGAAGGCTCGCGCCACGCGCCGTGCCGGCGCCGCAAAAGGACGTGACGGCGTCCGGACACGGTGTCCGCGTGGGTGAGGATCAGCTCCGGACCGCTACGGCCCGGCCGCCGACGCCGGTTCTCAGACCGACACCAGGTCGCAGACGAAGATCAGCGTCTCGCCCGGCGCGATGCGGCCGCCGCCGGCGCCGCGGTCGCCGTACGCCAGGTGCGCGGGGATGGTCAGCCGGCGGCGGCCGCCGACCTTCATGCCCTGCACGCCCTGGTCCCAGCCCGCGATGACCTGGCCGGCGCCCAGCTGGAACTGCAGCGGCTTGCCGCGGTTCCAGCTCGCGTCGAACTCTTCACCGCTGCTGAAGGAGACGCCGACGTAGTGGACGGAGACGGTGTCCCCCGCCTTGGCGACCGGCCCGTCACCCTCCCACAGGTCCACGATCTCCAGATCGGTGGGCGCGGGGCCCTCCGGGAAGTCGATCTCGGGCTTGTCGATGCTCACGTATGTGCTCCTACGAACGAATCGTTCTACAACGCGGAACAGTCTCGCAGACGGCGGCCGCATGATCACCGCGGCCCGCGGCCGGCCTCAGACCGTGCCGATGATGTCCACCGAGAAGACCAGCGTGTTCTTCGCCAGCTCGGACTGCGGGCTGGCGCCGTAGCCGTCCTTCGGCGGGACGACGATCTCGACGCGGTCCCCGACGTTCTTGCCGACCAGCGCCTTGTCCCAGCCCTTCACGACCTGGCCGGTGCCGATCTGGAAGGCGGTGGCGCCACCGTGGTCCCAGGAGGAGTCGAACTTCTTGCCGTCCTCCCACTTCACGCCGGTGTACTGCGCGATCAGGCCCTGGCCTGCCTTCACCTTCGGGCCGTCGCCCTTGATGAGGACCTGGTCCTTGGTCTCCTTCGGGGCCTTCTCGCCCTTGGGGACGGTGATCGTGGCGGCCTTCCGGCCGTTGTCCTTCACCTCGGGCATGCCGGCCTCCGGCGCCGCCTGCTCCCCCTTGGCCGCGTCCTTCTTGTCGACCTTCTTCGCGTTGACGACGTCGACGACCCAGACCAGGCCGTCGCCCGCCTTCACGCCCGCCTGCGGATTCAGCTGGTCACCGATGATCGCCTTGGCGGTGCCCTCGATCTCGAAGCGGGTACCGACCTTCTTGCCCGCCACCTCTTCCATCACCTGGGACGGCAGCATCTGGGAGGCCTGGCCGACCTCACCGATGACCTGCGCCCGCTCCTTGGCCCCCGGCTGCTTGGCCCAGGTGCTGCCCAGCGACTGGCCCTTCATCGTCTGCCCGATGAAGTCCAGCCGGACGAAGTCGCCCTTCTGCACGGTTGCGCCCTTGCCCTCGTGGAGGGTCTTCACGACCGTCTTGTCCGACGGCTTGGCGTCCTTGGGCACGCTGATCCTGGGCTGCTCGCCGGCCTTGCCGTCCACCTTCACGACACCCGAAGCGGCGGAGTCGTCATCGGACCCGCACGCGGCGGTGAACAGCAGGACGGGCACGGCGATCGCCGCGGCCGCGGCACGGCGGGTGTTCTTCGTGAGCTTCATCAGTCCAACTCGGGCTAGAGGGGTGGGTGGGCAATGCCCGCCACTCTACGACCTGAACCCCGCCCCGCCACGAGCCGAACACCTCCGCTTTTCCAGAGACAACACGGCGGTGTGCACCGGCGCAAAGGCCGTTGACACACCGCCGTGCCGCGGAACCGGTCACATTCCCGCGATCAGCTTCTCCACCCGGTCGTCCACCGACCGGAACGGGTCCTTGCACAGCACCGTGCGCTGCGCCTGGTCATTGAGCTTGAGATGCACCCAGTCGACCGTGAAGTCCCGGCGCTGCTCCTGGGCCCGGCGGATGAAATCGCCCCGCAGCCTGGCCCGCGTCGTCTGCGGCGGCACCGACTTGCCCTCGAAGATCTTCAGATCGTTGCACACCCGCGCCGCCTGGCCCTTCTTCTCCAGGAGGTAGTACAGCCCGCGACGGCGGTGGATGTCGTGGTACGCGAGGTCTATCTGCGCCACCCTCGGATGCGACATCGTGATGTTGTTCTTGCTGCGGTAACGGTCGATCAGCTGGTACTTCATCACCCAGTCGATCTCCGTCGCGACCCGGTCCAGCTGCTCGTCCCGGATCGCCTCCAGGGTGCGGCCCCACAGTTCCAGGACCCGCTCGACGGTGCCCGTGCGGATGCCGCGGCGGTCGCAGAAGTCCACCGCCTTCTCGTAGTACTCCTGCTGGACTTCCAGCGCCGAGGCCTCCCGGCCGCTCGCCAGCCGCACCTTTCGCTGACCGGTGATGTCATGGCTGACCTCGCGGATCGCCCGGATGGGGTTCTCCAGGGTCAGGTCCCGCATCACCGTGCCCGCCTCGATCATGCGCAGCACGAGGTCGGTGGCGCCGACCTTCAGCAGCATGGTCGTCTCGGACATGTTGGAGTCACCCACGATGACGTGCAGGCGGCGGTACCGCTCGGCGTCCGCGTGCGGCTCGTCACGGGTGTTGATGATCGGCCGGGAGCGGGTCGTCGCCGACGACACCCCTTCCCAGATGTGTTCGGCGCGCTGGCTGACGCAGTACACGGCTCCGCGCGGTGTCTGCAGCACCTTTCCGGCGCCGCACAGCAGCTGACGGGTCACCAGGAACGGAATGAGGATGTCCGCGAGCCTGGAGAACTCCCCGTGCCGCGCCACGAGGTAGTTCTCGTGGCACCCGTAGGAGTTTCCCGCCGAATCGGTGTTGTTCTTGAAGAGATAGACGTCTCCGGCGATTCCCTCCTCGTGCAGGCGGCGTTCGGCGTCGACGAGCAGGCCTTCGAGAATGCGCTCGCCGGCCTTGTCGTGCGTGACCAGCTCGGTCACGTTGTCGCACTCGGGAGTTGCGTATTCCGGGTGCGATCCCACGTCCAAGTACAGGCGGGCACCGTTCCGCAGGAAGACATTGCTGCTGCGGCCCCATGACACGACACGGCGGAAGAGGTACCGCGCCACTTCGTCAGGAGACAGGCGGCGCTGTCCCCTGAACGTACACGTGACGCCGTACTCGTTCTCCAGCCCGAAAATGCGGCGGTCCATGACTGAACATTACGCCTGATGGCCAGCTCTGAAACCGGGTTCGACAGCACCGTTCCGATCATTTTCCGCCTGGACACCACCAACCGTCCGAATCCCGGACGGCAGCAGAAAACGCCGCGCGGCCACCATCACTGCCAGCGCGGCGACACCACCGCCGCCCGCGACCGCGAAACCCGCCGCCGCGCCGCCCAGCTCCACCGCGGGGCCCACGACCGATGTACCCACCGCGGCCCCCACTCCGAACGTCGTGACCAGCCACGAGAACGCCTCCGTCACCGTTCCCTGCGGCGCGTGCCGGTCCACCACGATGAACGCGCACGCCAGCGCCGGCGCCAGGAACACCCCCGCGAGCCCCGTCAGCGCCGTCATCCCCGCCACCCCCGGGACCAGCGGCAACGGCAGATACCCCAGCGCCAGCAGCCCGATCAGCACCCGCAGCCGCAGCTCCGGCGCCCCCGGCCACTCCCGCGCCCCGTACACCACACCGCCGACCAGCGCGCCCGCACCCAGCGCGGAGAGCAGATAGCTGGAAACCATCCCGCCGCCGTGCGTGTCGGCGTACGCCACCGCCGCCACCGCGATCGACCCGAGCGCGAGCCCCACGAAGAAGAACGACCCGATCAGGACCAGCATCCCGCGCGAGCGCAGCGCCCCCAGCCAGTGCGCCTCGCGCGGCGCGCTGCGCCACTTCCGGGACGGCGGGGAGACCACCACCGACAGCGCGCCCAGCACCCCGAGCACGTTGATGACGAGCAGTGCGACCCGCTCGGACCACGCCGCGACGCTCAGCGTCACCAGCAGCGGGCCGACCGCGAACATCACCTCCTGCGCCACCGCGTCCAGCGCGTACGCCGCGTGCACCCGCTCCGGACGCCTCAGCACCCCGGGCCACAGCGCCCGCAGCCCGCCCTCCAGCGGCGGCGTGAAGAATCCCGCGACCGCCATCGCCGCGTACGCCACCCACAGCGGCTCGATGCCGACGGCGGCCAGCAGGACCATGCCCAGCGCCGACAGGACGGCCGAGGGCAGCATGACCCTGGGTTGTCCCCACAGGTCCACCGCGCGGCCCAGCAGCGGCTGTCCTACGGCGTTGCAGAGGCCGTACACGGCCGAGAGCACCCCCGCCAGGGCGTAGCTGCCGCCCTCGGCACGGGTGAAGAGCACCACCGCCAGCGCCGCGGTGGCGTTCGGCAGCCGTCCGACCAGGGTGCCGACCAGCAGCCGCGCCGCATGGCGCGTCCTGAGCAGCTCCGCGTAACCCGCGGCCATACCCGCCCCTCTCCGCCGGCCACCAAGGCCGGGAGTCACCGACAAGTTTTACGTATAACGTGTGCCGTCATACGTACCATGGCCGCTGACCGCGGGTCCACCGCGCGCACCACGACAACACCGCGGAACCACCGCGGGACACCACAACAGCACCGCGGACCCACCGCGGACGTCACAACAGCACCGCGGATCCACCGCGGGCACCACAACAGCACCGCCGCACGAAGGGCAGCCACACCAGTGACCGAAGAGGGGGCGGCGGCACGGGACGCCGGGGCGCAGGACGGCCGGAAGCGCGGCGGCGGAGCACACACGACGGCCGACACACCCCGCGTCACCAGCAAGGACGTGGCACGGGCCGCCGGCGTCTCACAGGCCGCCGTCTCCCTCGTCCTCGGCGACAAATGGCGCGGCCGGGTCTCCCTGGCCAAGGCCGACGCCGTCCGCACCGCGGCACGCGAACTCGGCTACCGCCCCAACCTCGCGGCCCGCAGCCTCCGCCTCGGCCGCACCCGCACAGCCCTGCTCGTCGTCCCCGTCCTCACCACCGAATTCTTCGCCCGCGTCTACACCGGCGCCGCCCGCATCGCCGCCGACAGCGGCTTCGGCCTCGTGCTCTACCCCTCCCCCGAAGGCATCGGCCCCGCCCGCGACCCCTTCGATTCCGCCCGCGCCACCCTCGACGGCGTCATCGCCTCCTCCATGGCCACCGACGCGCTGACCGCCCTCTACGGCGAGGGCCTCCCCCTGGTCATGCTGGACAACGACCCCGACGACACCCCCGCCGCCGCCACCGTCAACCTCGACATCGCCGACGGCATCCGCCAGGCCGCCCACCACCTGCTCGGCCTCGGCCACCGCCGGCTCACCCACCTCGCCGCCGCCGTCGACTCCTGGACCTTCCACCTCCGGGCCGAAGCCCTCGCCGGCGCCGTGGCCGCCGCCCCCGGCGCGTCCCTGGAGGTA includes these proteins:
- the tatA gene encoding Sec-independent protein translocase subunit TatA; translated protein: MFTGKIGAPEIILILVVVILLFGAKKLPEMARSLGKSARILKSEAKAMKSEGSQSQSAPSDPPNDAQAETPKTIQASPGDVNSSRPVAEPTDSTTKR
- a CDS encoding LacI family DNA-binding transcriptional regulator — protein: MARAAGVSQAAVSLVLGDKWRGRVSLAKADAVRTAARELGYRPNLAARSLRLGRTRTALLVVPVLTTEFFARVYTGAARIAADSGFGLVLYPSPEGIGPARDPFDSARATLDGVIASSMATDALTALYGEGLPLVMLDNDPDDTPAAATVNLDIADGIRQAAHHLLGLGHRRLTHLAAAVDSWTFHLRAEALAGAVAAAPGASLEVRTAPLSVDAGLHAAHAALTAPGPRPTALVCDDDLLAAGACKAARRLGLRVPEDVSVTGFDDLALATAVEPELTTVRLPAEEFGAAGMRTLIDILDGRPAAAPTPLPVELITRGSTAPPPSDEPRS
- a CDS encoding helix-turn-helix transcriptional regulator yields the protein MAIAKAERLMNLALCLLGTRRPLTKRELRGSIEAYVEAFGPGDGPAGASDDAFNRMFERDKDDLRELGMVIETVEGLEGDTGYLARRDSNRLPPITLDAEEAAALGLAAKIWQQARLAGAASGALQKLRAAGMPLAAEDEGPYDPAQPHSALEPRIPAHEAAFEPLMLACRDRRPVVFDYRKGNAARPEQRQVEPWILECWRGHWYLAGWDRDRQAERVFRLSRITGKVRSRAGKFTAEVPDHVTVRETVESWAGETATGTARIKLRADHGYPLRARALSVREAGEGWDELEIPYGHGLDAWLVELGPDVVVLEPAELRADVVDRLRAVAKG
- a CDS encoding helix-turn-helix transcriptional regulator translates to MATNAIDQTRRMLSLVTYLRERPGARVSDVARAFGISEDELIADLDVLPMCGTSFRGGDLLDIDTDGDRIWWHNPDDVAEPLRLAADEATALLVAARAVATLPGLREGDRQALLRATAKLEAAAGEAAGASSRLAVTFESEGGVFADVDRAIAERRRLWLKYYSPARDELTEREVDPIRLFTIGHTYVEAWCRLSEARRTFRLDRVAEIKLLDAPSDPPPIELRDLSEGLVQPAAEDPEVVIEVGPGGRWVAEYYPHDTAEELPEGGLRITLRTPDPASLRRLALRLGRDGRIVAPQELADSARDAAARALAAYGG
- a CDS encoding FKBP-type peptidyl-prolyl cis-trans isomerase is translated as MKLTKNTRRAAAAAIAVPVLLFTAACGSDDDSAASGVVKVDGKAGEQPRISVPKDAKPSDKTVVKTLHEGKGATVQKGDFVRLDFIGQTMKGQSLGSTWAKQPGAKERAQVIGEVGQASQMLPSQVMEEVAGKKVGTRFEIEGTAKAIIGDQLNPQAGVKAGDGLVWVVDVVNAKKVDKKDAAKGEQAAPEAGMPEVKDNGRKAATITVPKGEKAPKETKDQVLIKGDGPKVKAGQGLIAQYTGVKWEDGKKFDSSWDHGGATAFQIGTGQVVKGWDKALVGKNVGDRVEIVVPPKDGYGASPQSELAKNTLVFSVDIIGTV
- the tatC gene encoding twin-arginine translocase subunit TatC, with the protein product MLKSAPSKEKKNKDPEGRMPLAEHLRELRNRLAKAVLAIVVASVVSAFFYQDIINVITKPVLQTVGCDLSFSELAQKQGGETCARIVMMDLLGPFTFALKVSLMAGMILSSPVWLYQLWAFLAPGLHRSEKKYALSFVGAGFPLFLAGGYFAYQILPTTAKVLIEFTPPGVDNLVTLEKLLDLVTRMIVVFGLSFELPLLLILLNMGGVLTGKRMLGWWRGMIMGITVFAAVATPSVDPVSMILLAAPIAVLYFAAVGISLVNDRRRDRLVAAGPADDEASDLDLTPEDIGSIESVDAPRALPGQSVNGHEVERRRQDMDDIT
- a CDS encoding MFS transporter, translating into MAAGYAELLRTRHAARLLVGTLVGRLPNATAALAVVLFTRAEGGSYALAGVLSAVYGLCNAVGQPLLGRAVDLWGQPRVMLPSAVLSALGMVLLAAVGIEPLWVAYAAMAVAGFFTPPLEGGLRALWPGVLRRPERVHAAYALDAVAQEVMFAVGPLLVTLSVAAWSERVALLVINVLGVLGALSVVVSPPSRKWRSAPREAHWLGALRSRGMLVLIGSFFFVGLALGSIAVAAVAYADTHGGGMVSSYLLSALGAGALVGGVVYGAREWPGAPELRLRVLIGLLALGYLPLPLVPGVAGMTALTGLAGVFLAPALACAFIVVDRHAPQGTVTEAFSWLVTTFGVGAAVGTSVVGPAVELGGAAAGFAVAGGGGVAALAVMVAARRFLLPSGIRTVGGVQAENDRNGAVEPGFRAGHQA
- the pafA gene encoding Pup--protein ligase — translated: MDRRIFGLENEYGVTCTFRGQRRLSPDEVARYLFRRVVSWGRSSNVFLRNGARLYLDVGSHPEYATPECDNVTELVTHDKAGERILEGLLVDAERRLHEEGIAGDVYLFKNNTDSAGNSYGCHENYLVARHGEFSRLADILIPFLVTRQLLCGAGKVLQTPRGAVYCVSQRAEHIWEGVSSATTRSRPIINTRDEPHADAERYRRLHVIVGDSNMSETTMLLKVGATDLVLRMIEAGTVMRDLTLENPIRAIREVSHDITGQRKVRLASGREASALEVQQEYYEKAVDFCDRRGIRTGTVERVLELWGRTLEAIRDEQLDRVATEIDWVMKYQLIDRYRSKNNITMSHPRVAQIDLAYHDIHRRRGLYYLLEKKGQAARVCNDLKIFEGKSVPPQTTRARLRGDFIRRAQEQRRDFTVDWVHLKLNDQAQRTVLCKDPFRSVDDRVEKLIAGM
- a CDS encoding FKBP-type peptidyl-prolyl cis-trans isomerase, whose amino-acid sequence is MSIDKPEIDFPEGPAPTDLEIVDLWEGDGPVAKAGDTVSVHYVGVSFSSGEEFDASWNRGKPLQFQLGAGQVIAGWDQGVQGMKVGGRRRLTIPAHLAYGDRGAGGGRIAPGETLIFVCDLVSV